One Bacillota bacterium genomic region harbors:
- a CDS encoding DNA polymerase III subunit alpha — translation MSFVHLHLHTEYSLLDGAARIKDAVQRAADLGMPALAVTDHGAMYGVIDFYQACMKKGIKPILGCEVYVAPRTIDDRTPKVDDNLYHLVLLAENDTGYRNLMELVSLGFTSGFYYKPRVDRFLLGRFSKGLIALSACLAGEVAAGILRGDPGKARQAAGTYREIFGPENYFLEIQDHGLKEQQTVNREIISISRELGIPTVATNDVHYVNQNDAAIQDILLCIQTGKTVDDPKRLRFQSDQLYMKNEEEMSALFLDFTPAIERTAEIAQRCNTSLVFGQYHLPAYAVPPGSTPADYLRELCYTGLKWRYGDPDSSVVDRLEYELRVIEAMGYPSYFLIVWDLIRFARENGVLVGPGRGSAAGSVVAYCLGITNIDPLKYGLLFERFLNPERVSLPDIDTDFCYELRGKVIDYVFERYGRDRVAQVATFGTLAARAAIRDVGRALGLSYGEVDRVARLIPTELGMTVAKALDVSPELAELSAGNPTVKHLLDVAARLEGMPRHASTHAAGIVIAPEPLTNFVPLHRVADGSVSTQFAKEAVEELGLLKMDLLGLRTLTVIGDAVDLIRKHRGIKIDIDNLSLDDPATYKLLCRGETAGVFQLESSGMRNILRELKPSVFEDLIALVALYRPGPLGSGMVEDFIRRKHGKTLVTYPHPLLENILKETYGVILYQEQVMRIASTLAGFSLGEADLLRRAMGKKKPEILAGLRSRFVDGAAKNNVDDKTAGEIFDLMEYFAGYGFNKSHSAAYAMVAYQTAFLKACFTPEYMAALLTSSRDNSDKVAAYVEECRRLQIEVLPPDVNESGKNFTVVENGIRFGLSAVKNVGEHAVEAVITAREEGGVFKDFEDFCVRIPPRAINRRVMESLARAGAFASLGQTRRQLLSMLDEGLELAQRSVKEKDSSQLSLFGDLENGGYHLKTDPELGEFPVQELLSMEKELLGLYITGHPLANYREILRALTDMQAVELPEAEQNVSLRVGGLALGIKKLRTKKGEQMGVLQLEDLTGIIEVVLFPRVYLESRLILKPEAVVLIRGKKAAGTERARLVAEEVTAIDWNGAEVYLRLPEAEPEFMNQLKKTLGLYRGTSPVYLYLPGEGGVRKAPEDFWVDLTSPVVGILKDMVGEKNLKIAWRRS, via the coding sequence TTGTCTTTTGTACACCTTCACCTGCATACGGAATACAGTCTGCTTGACGGGGCGGCGAGGATCAAGGATGCCGTTCAGCGTGCCGCGGATTTGGGGATGCCCGCGCTGGCGGTAACCGACCACGGGGCGATGTACGGAGTAATCGACTTTTACCAGGCCTGCATGAAAAAAGGAATAAAACCGATACTGGGGTGTGAGGTTTATGTGGCGCCGCGGACGATAGACGACCGCACGCCCAAGGTCGACGACAACCTATATCACCTGGTGCTGCTTGCGGAGAACGATACCGGGTACCGGAATTTAATGGAGCTGGTTTCGCTCGGTTTCACAAGCGGTTTTTACTACAAACCGCGCGTGGACAGGTTCCTGCTCGGGCGTTTCAGCAAAGGGTTAATAGCCTTGAGCGCTTGTCTGGCGGGTGAGGTGGCGGCCGGCATTTTAAGAGGCGACCCCGGTAAGGCCCGTCAGGCTGCCGGAACATACCGGGAGATTTTCGGTCCCGAAAACTATTTTCTGGAGATACAGGACCACGGGCTCAAGGAACAACAAACGGTCAACCGGGAAATTATAAGTATTTCAAGGGAATTAGGGATTCCGACTGTTGCCACGAACGACGTTCACTACGTTAATCAGAATGATGCCGCCATACAGGACATACTCCTTTGCATTCAAACGGGTAAGACGGTTGATGACCCCAAACGTCTGCGCTTTCAATCCGACCAGTTATATATGAAAAACGAAGAGGAAATGAGCGCACTATTTCTGGATTTTACACCGGCAATCGAACGTACGGCGGAAATCGCACAGCGGTGCAATACCTCCTTGGTTTTTGGGCAGTACCACCTGCCGGCATACGCTGTTCCGCCGGGAAGCACGCCCGCGGATTATCTCCGGGAGTTGTGCTACACAGGCCTCAAGTGGCGTTACGGTGATCCAGACAGCTCGGTGGTTGACAGGTTGGAGTACGAGTTGCGGGTAATCGAGGCGATGGGATACCCTTCATATTTTCTCATCGTGTGGGATCTTATACGCTTTGCGCGGGAGAACGGGGTGCTGGTCGGCCCGGGGCGTGGTTCGGCGGCGGGAAGCGTGGTGGCCTATTGCCTTGGCATCACCAACATCGATCCGCTGAAGTACGGACTTCTTTTCGAGCGGTTCTTGAACCCGGAGCGGGTGTCCCTTCCGGATATAGATACCGATTTCTGTTATGAGCTTAGGGGCAAGGTGATCGATTACGTATTTGAGCGCTACGGCAGAGATCGGGTCGCTCAGGTAGCCACGTTCGGGACACTCGCGGCACGGGCCGCTATCCGGGATGTAGGCCGGGCGCTAGGATTATCTTACGGCGAAGTCGACCGCGTCGCGCGCCTTATCCCGACTGAACTGGGCATGACGGTGGCAAAGGCCCTCGATGTATCTCCCGAACTTGCGGAGCTATCGGCCGGCAATCCAACGGTTAAACACCTGCTCGACGTGGCGGCGCGCCTTGAAGGAATGCCGCGGCATGCCTCCACTCATGCCGCCGGTATCGTCATCGCGCCGGAGCCGCTTACCAACTTCGTACCCCTGCATCGTGTCGCCGACGGTTCCGTATCGACACAGTTCGCAAAAGAGGCGGTGGAGGAGCTCGGCCTGTTGAAAATGGACCTGCTCGGGCTTCGAACCCTTACGGTTATCGGGGACGCGGTCGATCTTATAAGAAAGCACCGCGGCATTAAGATCGATATTGATAACCTGTCGCTGGATGACCCTGCAACCTATAAGCTTTTATGCCGGGGCGAGACGGCCGGTGTTTTTCAGCTTGAATCCAGCGGGATGCGTAACATCCTCCGGGAACTTAAGCCCAGCGTGTTTGAGGATTTAATCGCGCTGGTGGCGCTTTACAGGCCCGGTCCGCTAGGCAGCGGCATGGTGGAGGATTTCATCAGGCGTAAGCACGGGAAGACACTGGTTACCTATCCCCATCCTTTACTCGAAAACATTTTAAAAGAAACTTACGGTGTCATACTGTACCAGGAACAGGTTATGCGGATCGCCAGCACCCTTGCCGGTTTCAGCCTTGGGGAGGCCGACCTCCTGCGCCGGGCGATGGGTAAGAAAAAGCCTGAAATCCTAGCGGGGCTCAGGTCGCGCTTTGTGGACGGTGCGGCTAAGAACAATGTTGACGATAAAACAGCAGGCGAAATATTCGACCTCATGGAGTACTTTGCCGGATATGGTTTTAACAAGAGTCATTCGGCCGCTTACGCAATGGTTGCCTACCAAACCGCCTTCCTGAAGGCGTGTTTCACACCTGAATACATGGCTGCGCTTTTAACGTCGTCCCGCGATAACAGCGATAAAGTGGCCGCATACGTGGAAGAGTGCAGGCGGTTACAGATAGAGGTGCTTCCACCCGACGTCAATGAAAGCGGCAAGAATTTCACCGTGGTGGAGAACGGTATTCGTTTCGGGCTGTCAGCGGTGAAGAATGTCGGGGAACACGCCGTCGAAGCGGTCATCACCGCCCGTGAGGAGGGCGGCGTATTTAAGGATTTCGAAGATTTTTGCGTGAGGATTCCCCCGCGAGCTATAAACCGCCGCGTCATGGAAAGCCTTGCGCGGGCGGGGGCTTTTGCCTCGCTCGGGCAGACCCGGCGGCAGCTGTTATCGATGCTTGATGAAGGCCTGGAACTTGCCCAACGGTCGGTAAAGGAAAAGGACTCAAGCCAGCTTTCCCTTTTCGGGGATCTCGAGAACGGCGGGTATCACCTCAAAACCGACCCGGAACTTGGTGAGTTTCCCGTTCAGGAACTTCTGTCCATGGAAAAGGAGCTTCTCGGTCTGTATATCACAGGCCATCCCCTGGCCAATTACCGCGAGATTCTGCGGGCGCTGACGGATATGCAGGCGGTTGAACTGCCGGAGGCGGAACAGAACGTCTCCCTCAGGGTTGGGGGTCTTGCGCTTGGAATCAAGAAGCTTCGGACTAAAAAGGGTGAACAAATGGGAGTCCTTCAGTTGGAGGATCTAACGGGGATTATCGAGGTTGTGCTTTTCCCGCGGGTGTACCTGGAATCACGTCTGATCCTCAAACCCGAAGCGGTGGTTCTGATCAGGGGCAAAAAGGCGGCCGGCACCGAGCGGGCAAGGCTCGTGGCGGAAGAGGTTACGGCCATTGATTGGAACGGCGCGGAGGTCTATCTGCGTCTGCCGGAGGCGGAGCCCGAGTTTATGAACCAACTAAAAAAAACCCTCGGTCTTTATCGGGGGACAAGTCCGGTCTATCTGTATCTTCCGGGAGAAGGCGGGGTCCGGAAAGCTCCCGAGGACTTCTGGGTCGACCTGACTTCACCGGTGGTCGGTATATTAAAGGATATGGTTGGAGAAAAGAATTTAAAAATTGCCTGGCGGCGGTCTTAA
- a CDS encoding acetyl-CoA carboxylase carboxyltransferase subunit alpha: MPTALDFEKPLMELENKIAELTSFSQEKGLELSGEIDNLRKRAEELKRSIFTNLSPWQKVQLARHPDRPNTEDYVKILFQDFIELHGDRCYGDDPAILGGIGLFDGSAVTVVGHLRGRDTKENVNRNFGMAHPEGFRKAQRLMLQAEKFRRPVVSFLDTRGAHYGVGAEERGQCNAIAQNLLRMSTLRIPIIVIVIGEGGSGGALAIGVGDRILMQEHAVYSVINPEGCASILWKDPARAREAAEALKLTAQDLLALGIADEVIPEPLGGAHRDPEGAGALLREALARNLKELSTATPEELVARRYEKFRNVGAISG; the protein is encoded by the coding sequence TTGCCGACAGCCCTTGATTTTGAAAAACCCCTTATGGAGTTGGAGAATAAAATCGCGGAGCTTACCTCTTTCAGCCAGGAAAAAGGCCTGGAGCTTTCAGGGGAGATAGACAACTTGAGGAAACGCGCGGAGGAACTCAAACGCTCAATCTTCACTAACCTTTCCCCCTGGCAAAAGGTGCAACTTGCCCGCCACCCCGACCGTCCAAATACGGAAGACTATGTTAAAATACTTTTTCAAGATTTTATTGAGCTTCATGGTGACCGCTGTTATGGCGATGACCCGGCAATCCTCGGCGGTATCGGCCTGTTTGACGGATCGGCGGTCACCGTCGTGGGGCATCTGAGGGGCCGCGACACAAAGGAAAACGTAAATCGGAACTTTGGAATGGCCCACCCGGAGGGGTTCCGCAAAGCCCAGAGGCTGATGCTACAGGCGGAAAAATTCAGGCGGCCGGTGGTCAGCTTTCTCGACACCCGCGGCGCTCACTACGGTGTCGGCGCCGAAGAACGGGGCCAATGCAACGCGATCGCACAAAATTTACTTCGTATGAGCACACTGCGGATACCGATAATAGTAATAGTTATCGGTGAAGGGGGAAGCGGCGGAGCGCTGGCCATCGGTGTAGGGGACAGAATCTTGATGCAGGAGCATGCCGTGTATTCGGTGATCAACCCCGAAGGGTGCGCGAGCATTCTGTGGAAGGATCCTGCACGGGCGCGGGAGGCTGCAGAAGCCTTGAAGCTTACCGCGCAGGATCTTTTAGCGTTGGGCATCGCCGATGAGGTGATCCCTGAACCCTTGGGAGGGGCTCACCGGGATCCTGAAGGCGCCGGCGCCCTGTTGCGGGAAGCCCTTGCCCGGAACCTAAAGGAGTTGAGTACGGCGACTCCCGAAGAACTTGTTGCCCGCCGCTACGAGAAGTTCAGGAACGTCGGGGCAATAAGCGGTTAA
- a CDS encoding HD-GYP domain-containing protein, which produces MRRLMLTQLVSGMKVGQNVYGKDGQVWLARGAILTRRYIEHLFNLGIPSIYIDDGLMGDREIRGVVREETRQQAVQQVKSILLDSSTCKTGVIKPSPGIYRTVERIVGEIMQKPGVMFNLMDIRMEDEYLFYHSANVCILSVLAGVNLGFDATQLMELGMGALLHDVGKMRVPQEILNKPGSLTEQEFNEVKKHTLYGEEMLENLFPARIIARSHHERLNGEGYPDRLEGFKIPVIAQITGMADVYDAMTADRIYRKAYQPHEAFEMLSATGDFWFEHAVVKAFLNNIAAFPVGCIVRLTSGEVAVVLENIPGFSLYPQIRPIIGKNGEILTETTDFWCYEAGLGIAQILKNEEVTALGLALIEPAQPF; this is translated from the coding sequence ATGCGTCGTCTGATGCTAACGCAGTTGGTATCGGGAATGAAAGTGGGCCAGAACGTTTACGGAAAAGACGGTCAGGTCTGGCTGGCGCGCGGCGCGATACTGACCCGGCGTTATATAGAGCACCTGTTTAATCTGGGCATACCCTCAATTTATATAGACGACGGGTTGATGGGCGATAGAGAGATACGGGGTGTGGTCAGGGAGGAAACACGACAGCAGGCTGTACAGCAGGTAAAAAGCATTCTCTTGGATTCATCGACCTGTAAAACCGGGGTGATCAAGCCTTCCCCTGGGATTTACCGTACGGTGGAAAGGATCGTCGGCGAGATTATGCAGAAACCCGGCGTGATGTTCAACCTTATGGATATCCGTATGGAAGACGAATACCTTTTCTATCATTCAGCGAACGTATGCATCTTGTCCGTTCTTGCCGGGGTAAACCTTGGTTTCGATGCCACGCAGCTGATGGAACTTGGCATGGGGGCGCTTCTTCACGATGTGGGGAAGATGCGCGTGCCTCAGGAAATTTTAAACAAACCGGGATCGTTGACGGAACAAGAGTTCAACGAGGTGAAGAAGCACACCCTTTACGGAGAGGAGATGCTGGAAAATCTTTTTCCGGCACGGATTATCGCGCGGTCGCATCATGAACGGCTGAACGGGGAGGGGTACCCGGATCGGCTTGAAGGATTTAAAATACCGGTTATCGCTCAGATAACCGGTATGGCGGATGTTTATGACGCCATGACCGCCGATAGAATTTATCGTAAGGCTTACCAGCCGCACGAGGCATTCGAAATGCTGTCGGCCACGGGTGATTTTTGGTTCGAACACGCGGTTGTCAAGGCATTTCTGAATAATATCGCCGCCTTTCCGGTCGGCTGCATCGTTCGGCTGACTTCGGGGGAGGTGGCGGTGGTGCTGGAGAATATACCGGGTTTTTCGCTGTACCCTCAGATACGGCCGATAATTGGTAAGAACGGCGAAATTCTCACCGAGACCACCGATTTTTGGTGTTACGAAGCGGGATTAGGGATAGCGCAAATACTCAAAAACGAGGAAGTAACGGCGCTGGGACTCGCGCTGATCGAGCCCGCTCAGCCTTTCTAA
- the trmL gene encoding tRNA (uridine(34)/cytosine(34)/5-carboxymethylaminomethyluridine(34)-2'-O)-methyltransferase TrmL: MNIVLVEPEIPANTGNIARTCAATGTALHLVGPLGFSTDDKYLKRAGLDYWHLVKITYYNDFDELFQANHRACFYFATTRAAVRYSSVSYPPDGYLVFGKETSGLPPQILETFSDRLIRIPVVSGARSLNLSNAVAIVLYEALRQQGFEGLK, from the coding sequence ATGAACATTGTGCTTGTGGAACCGGAGATACCCGCCAACACGGGGAATATCGCCCGCACGTGCGCGGCTACGGGTACCGCGCTGCATCTGGTTGGGCCGCTTGGTTTTTCGACGGACGACAAATACTTAAAAAGGGCGGGGCTTGATTACTGGCATCTTGTTAAGATCACTTATTACAACGATTTTGATGAACTCTTCCAGGCAAACCACAGGGCCTGTTTTTACTTTGCTACCACACGGGCGGCGGTTCGATACTCTTCCGTCAGTTATCCTCCTGATGGTTATCTGGTTTTTGGAAAGGAAACATCCGGCCTGCCGCCCCAAATACTCGAAACGTTTTCTGACCGTTTGATTCGCATCCCGGTTGTTTCCGGTGCTCGCTCGCTTAACCTTTCCAACGCCGTAGCGATAGTGCTTTACGAGGCGCTGCGGCAGCAGGGATTCGAGGGGCTTAAGTAA
- a CDS encoding CoA-binding protein yields the protein MITVVVFANPEKELLAALLSESKTIAVVGLSPKTDRDSHRVAIYLKERGYRVVPVYPLEDLILGERVYRDLNDIPFPVDIVNIFRRSEEALPVVMNSLSLRPKAVWLQLGIINEKAVEPCREAGVPLIMDKCIMVEHRRIFGE from the coding sequence GTGATAACGGTGGTGGTTTTTGCCAACCCTGAAAAAGAACTTTTGGCCGCCTTATTGAGCGAAAGTAAAACCATTGCCGTGGTGGGACTTTCACCCAAAACCGACCGAGACAGCCATCGGGTGGCGATATACTTAAAGGAGCGCGGCTACCGGGTGGTGCCTGTTTACCCGCTTGAAGATCTGATCCTCGGCGAAAGGGTTTACCGGGATCTTAATGATATACCCTTCCCGGTCGACATCGTGAATATTTTCCGCCGAAGCGAGGAGGCGCTGCCGGTGGTTATGAATTCCCTTTCTCTAAGGCCGAAGGCGGTATGGCTTCAACTGGGGATTATAAATGAAAAGGCGGTTGAACCCTGCAGAGAAGCAGGTGTTCCGTTGATAATGGATAAGTGTATAATGGTCGAGCACCGAAGGATTTTCGGTGAATGA
- the mtrB gene encoding trp RNA-binding attenuation protein MtrB, whose amino-acid sequence MLEQQWILADYIVIKAMENGVTIMGLTRGKDTKFHHTEKLDKGELMIAQFTEHTSAIKIRGKAEILTKHGGIRTED is encoded by the coding sequence ATGCTTGAGCAGCAATGGATTCTGGCCGATTATATCGTTATCAAAGCCATGGAAAACGGTGTGACCATCATGGGGCTGACGCGTGGAAAGGATACCAAGTTCCACCATACGGAGAAACTGGACAAAGGTGAGCTTATGATCGCGCAGTTTACCGAGCATACTTCGGCGATCAAGATTCGGGGCAAAGCCGAGATCCTTACCAAGCACGGCGGTATCCGCACCGAGGACTAA
- a CDS encoding glutamate decarboxylase produces the protein MWTVVYIAPTREEAESVRDMLVSEGLLVKLRAENTGTGDSQLHEILVPEAEAEEAHKLLGGFDD, from the coding sequence GTGTGGACGGTAGTCTATATCGCTCCAACCCGAGAAGAGGCTGAAAGTGTACGGGATATGCTGGTGAGTGAAGGCTTGTTAGTTAAACTGCGTGCGGAAAATACCGGTACGGGTGACAGCCAGTTGCACGAGATTCTTGTGCCGGAGGCCGAGGCCGAGGAAGCTCATAAGCTGCTCGGCGGTTTTGACGACTAA
- a CDS encoding 1,4-alpha-glucan branching protein domain-containing protein, which produces MAKGYLALVLHAHLPFVRHPEHQYSLEEKWLYEAVTECYIPLIWTFENLLHDDVPFRLTLSLSPPLLTMFADGFLQQRSRNYLNKLIELADKEVDRTNEGPFNGPARMYRDRLRRTRDTLNRYNWNLIDAFRKFKEAGRLEIITCAATHGYLPLLYVNPAAVKVQISAAVDLYRKFFGHKPPGIWLPECAYTPGIDQYLKENGIRFFFLDTHGVLFASHRPRFGIYAPVFCSTGVAAFGRDIESSKQVWSAREGYPGDFDYREYYRDVGFDEDFDYVRDYIHPDGIRVNTGLKYYRITGKTDHKEPYVPEWATQKAATHAGNFIFNREHQIRYLSNFMDRPPLLVAPYDAELFGHWWFEGPQWLEFLIRKTAYDQDIVELVTPSDYLRLHPCNQVVTPCASSWGNKGYHEVWLCGSNDWIYRHLHWGADRMVELAQRFPGSEGMLRRALNQAARELLLAQSSDWPFIMATGTMVEYAVRRFKTHMSNFKGIYQQITECRLEDDWVADLENRHNIFPDIDYRVYAQS; this is translated from the coding sequence ATGGCCAAAGGGTATCTTGCGCTGGTTCTACACGCTCATCTTCCGTTTGTTCGTCACCCGGAACATCAGTATTCGCTTGAAGAAAAATGGCTTTATGAGGCTGTTACCGAGTGTTACATACCGCTGATCTGGACTTTTGAGAACCTTTTACATGACGACGTTCCATTCCGGCTCACCCTTTCGCTTTCACCGCCGCTTTTAACGATGTTCGCCGACGGATTTCTGCAGCAGCGTTCTCGTAATTACCTGAACAAACTCATTGAACTCGCGGACAAAGAGGTAGACCGGACCAATGAAGGTCCGTTTAACGGTCCGGCGCGGATGTACCGGGACCGTCTGCGCCGGACCCGGGACACCTTAAACCGCTATAACTGGAACCTTATCGACGCCTTTAGAAAATTCAAAGAAGCGGGCCGTCTGGAGATAATTACCTGTGCCGCAACGCACGGATATCTGCCCCTTCTTTACGTTAATCCGGCGGCCGTCAAGGTTCAAATTTCAGCGGCGGTAGACCTTTACCGAAAGTTCTTCGGGCATAAACCGCCCGGGATATGGCTGCCTGAGTGCGCTTATACCCCCGGTATTGACCAGTACCTCAAAGAGAACGGCATACGTTTCTTTTTCCTGGACACTCACGGTGTCCTGTTCGCCTCGCACCGGCCGCGTTTCGGGATTTACGCCCCGGTCTTCTGCTCAACAGGCGTTGCGGCCTTCGGCCGTGATATCGAGTCCTCCAAACAGGTATGGAGCGCCAGAGAAGGATATCCGGGTGATTTCGATTACCGCGAGTATTACCGGGACGTCGGCTTCGACGAGGACTTCGACTATGTCAGGGACTACATCCACCCGGATGGGATTCGCGTCAACACCGGCTTAAAATACTATCGTATAACGGGAAAAACAGATCACAAGGAACCGTACGTACCGGAATGGGCCACCCAAAAAGCCGCCACCCATGCCGGAAACTTTATATTCAACCGGGAGCATCAGATACGTTACCTCAGTAATTTTATGGACCGCCCGCCGCTGCTTGTGGCCCCTTACGACGCCGAACTCTTCGGTCACTGGTGGTTCGAAGGGCCTCAATGGCTTGAGTTCCTAATCAGAAAAACCGCCTACGACCAGGACATCGTAGAATTGGTCACGCCTTCCGATTACCTGCGGCTTCATCCCTGTAATCAGGTAGTCACACCGTGCGCATCGAGCTGGGGTAACAAAGGCTATCACGAGGTCTGGCTTTGCGGCTCGAATGATTGGATATACAGGCACCTTCACTGGGGTGCGGACCGGATGGTTGAATTAGCGCAGCGTTTTCCGGGCAGTGAGGGAATGCTGCGACGGGCGCTGAACCAGGCGGCTCGAGAACTCCTTTTGGCACAGTCCAGCGACTGGCCGTTTATTATGGCCACCGGAACAATGGTCGAATACGCAGTGCGCCGTTTCAAGACCCATATGAGCAACTTCAAAGGTATATACCAACAAATTACGGAATGCCGCCTCGAAGATGATTGGGTGGCGGATCTTGAAAACCGCCACAACATTTTTCCCGATATCGACTACCGGGTTTACGCCCAATCTTAG
- the accD gene encoding acetyl-CoA carboxylase, carboxyltransferase subunit beta — translation MVLELFKKPKYVTVHKEEKKDIPEGLWVKCPDCGIIVYNKDVAKNLNVCGKCNHHFRLTAEERLSYTLDEGSFKEYESGLVADNPLDFPGYPEKLADARQKTSLKEAVVTGEGAILGHRVVIGVMDSRFIIASMGAAVGEKIARAAERAAERRLPFIMFSASGGARMQEGMVALMQMVKTAVALKCLDAAGLLYVTVLTDPTTGGVSASFAMLGDIILAEPGARVGFAGPRVLDQTIKQKLPEGFQKAEFMLQRGMIDIVVPRARMRETLARILMLHYGREDIADSP, via the coding sequence CTGGTCTTGGAGCTCTTCAAGAAGCCTAAATACGTAACCGTACACAAGGAAGAAAAGAAAGATATTCCGGAAGGGTTATGGGTAAAATGCCCGGACTGCGGGATTATCGTTTATAACAAGGACGTTGCCAAGAACCTCAACGTTTGCGGCAAATGCAACCACCACTTCCGGCTCACCGCGGAAGAGAGGTTGAGTTACACCCTTGATGAAGGAAGCTTTAAGGAATATGAATCCGGGCTGGTTGCGGACAACCCGTTGGATTTCCCGGGTTACCCGGAAAAACTGGCTGACGCGAGGCAGAAAACGTCGTTGAAGGAAGCGGTGGTCACCGGGGAAGGCGCCATTCTCGGACACCGGGTGGTCATAGGAGTGATGGATTCCCGTTTTATAATCGCGAGTATGGGAGCCGCCGTGGGGGAAAAAATCGCCCGGGCGGCGGAGCGGGCCGCCGAACGCCGTTTGCCGTTTATAATGTTCAGCGCATCCGGCGGAGCAAGGATGCAGGAAGGTATGGTTGCGCTGATGCAGATGGTTAAAACCGCTGTGGCTCTGAAATGCCTGGACGCCGCGGGGCTGCTTTACGTAACCGTCCTGACCGACCCTACCACCGGCGGCGTAAGTGCCAGTTTTGCGATGCTCGGGGATATCATTCTTGCCGAGCCGGGGGCACGTGTCGGTTTTGCCGGCCCGCGCGTGTTGGATCAAACCATAAAACAGAAACTCCCCGAAGGCTTCCAGAAGGCGGAGTTCATGCTGCAGCGCGGTATGATTGACATTGTAGTGCCCAGGGCCAGGATGCGCGAGACCCTGGCGCGCATCCTTATGCTTCATTACGGGAGGGAAGATATTGCCGACAGCCCTTGA
- a CDS encoding DUF4912 domain-containing protein — MEVFAWILVIALLALATAVYLWSSRRPVKKLLPSVPPPADVEFGAEISPYISPSSPAKPALYTPELPRRYGKNQMALLARDPYWLFAYWEISATKQEEFAARYGPEAWHTSRPVLRLYDVTGVDFKGNNANTYVDISVNEEADNWYMEVGQPNRSFCVDLGRMLSTGQFVTLLRSNLAHTPRASLSERFDEEWMWLEGIYRSLLRYQFGLSSPILFEEVAARMGKEFIPIGISSPVGLPLGISSPGVSSVGISSLIGVPERPVSRREAEKAVVGVPPSLRRGVPAPVGLPEGMVVPAGLTKGAAKAARPKPGRKKKGV; from the coding sequence ATGGAAGTTTTCGCCTGGATACTCGTTATCGCCCTGCTAGCCTTGGCCACGGCCGTATATCTATGGTCGTCGCGCCGTCCGGTCAAAAAGTTGTTGCCATCCGTGCCTCCGCCCGCGGATGTAGAGTTCGGGGCCGAAATAAGCCCGTACATTTCCCCGTCATCTCCGGCAAAACCGGCGCTCTATACACCGGAACTTCCCCGCCGGTACGGTAAGAACCAGATGGCCTTGTTGGCCCGCGACCCATACTGGCTGTTCGCCTATTGGGAAATCAGCGCCACCAAACAAGAAGAGTTCGCCGCCCGCTACGGCCCCGAAGCCTGGCATACGTCCCGTCCTGTTCTGCGGCTGTACGATGTCACCGGGGTGGATTTCAAAGGGAATAACGCAAATACTTATGTTGATATCTCCGTGAATGAAGAAGCCGACAACTGGTACATGGAAGTGGGACAGCCCAATCGCTCATTTTGTGTGGATCTCGGGCGGATGCTTTCCACAGGACAATTTGTAACGCTGCTCCGGTCCAATTTGGCGCATACGCCGCGCGCCTCTCTTTCGGAACGCTTTGATGAAGAGTGGATGTGGCTGGAGGGGATCTACCGCTCACTGTTGCGCTACCAGTTTGGTTTGAGCTCGCCGATTTTATTTGAAGAGGTAGCGGCAAGAATGGGCAAGGAATTCATTCCGATAGGGATTTCGTCGCCGGTCGGATTGCCGTTGGGCATCTCCTCTCCGGGCGTATCATCCGTAGGGATTTCATCCCTTATAGGTGTCCCCGAGCGTCCCGTATCCCGCAGGGAAGCGGAGAAGGCGGTCGTTGGCGTCCCGCCGTCACTGCGACGGGGTGTTCCAGCCCCGGTGGGTCTCCCGGAAGGAATGGTCGTACCCGCCGGTCTGACCAAGGGCGCGGCAAAAGCCGCCCGGCCTAAACCCGGCAGAAAGAAGAAGGGGGTTTAG